In the genome of Leptospira fletcheri, one region contains:
- a CDS encoding lipoprotein LipL71 codes for MKFFRVRSFRFLIPLGILGFLVACGSELPVRELAEAKSAITKAREAGAEKYASGEYEEAKKSLFAAHEKASNEDLGETKKSAVYARAKALDAQEKSFPSLTEESKKQASSAIEEADEAFASQLASEPYNNAIELRKEGDSLRDNADRALESYPKESGDDTKLKTRLAAFEQFEQSNKKYLDSKKSAQDAKSLALSQKQQLIDSLSDIEKNLNEADRYAGGQDPEVGQTRDRLNAAKSKIDEGKIKEGYADVEELRKKSNELVAKNIQSYASKKKEEAKESIAKAKDKLAGIDQSKVSSSKDIQTSYQRADENLKAADESFAAAEEFYTSEKYEDSISRSEEAIRLSRIVVDQSDDIAERIRSGAAVAGRTGSADGETSPEGTAGKTDKTRTKSGDKTTTSSSSGSSGSGELPEGWKKYVVRKRVPADCLWRISSYKQHYGTGRLWKRIYDANRGKIKNPSLIYPKQVLLIPPKKGSTKFDPKKVKKKPTGSEEVEADTGDKKKKEEEPAHTDEPQQQSNPPEEHTAPQQQTAPEEQHQQQPSTEGQQAPAPQQEEHAQPSPQHEEGQQAPAPSEESETEPTGEGEHTTQPPASGEESKQGK; via the coding sequence ATGAAATTCTTTCGAGTTCGATCTTTTCGATTCCTGATCCCGCTTGGGATTCTAGGTTTTTTAGTCGCCTGCGGCTCCGAGCTTCCGGTGCGAGAACTTGCGGAAGCAAAGTCTGCGATTACGAAGGCGAGAGAGGCGGGTGCTGAAAAATATGCTTCCGGCGAATACGAAGAAGCGAAAAAAAGTCTCTTTGCTGCGCATGAAAAAGCTTCTAACGAAGATTTAGGAGAAACCAAGAAAAGCGCAGTGTATGCCAGAGCGAAGGCATTAGATGCGCAGGAAAAATCCTTTCCTTCCTTGACTGAAGAATCCAAAAAACAGGCTTCTTCCGCAATCGAAGAGGCGGATGAAGCTTTTGCTTCCCAGTTGGCAAGCGAGCCTTACAATAATGCGATCGAACTCAGGAAAGAGGGCGATAGTCTGAGAGACAATGCGGATCGTGCTCTCGAATCTTATCCTAAAGAATCCGGGGATGATACAAAGCTCAAGACGAGATTGGCCGCTTTCGAACAATTCGAACAGAGCAACAAGAAGTATCTAGATTCCAAAAAATCCGCTCAGGATGCGAAGTCATTAGCGCTTTCCCAAAAGCAGCAACTGATCGATTCGCTTTCCGATATCGAAAAAAATCTGAACGAAGCGGATCGTTATGCAGGTGGCCAGGACCCAGAGGTCGGGCAGACAAGAGATCGTCTCAATGCTGCGAAATCGAAAATCGATGAAGGCAAGATCAAAGAAGGATACGCCGACGTCGAAGAGCTTCGTAAAAAATCCAATGAACTCGTAGCAAAAAACATCCAATCCTATGCTTCCAAGAAAAAAGAAGAAGCGAAGGAAAGTATCGCGAAAGCGAAGGATAAACTTGCCGGAATCGACCAGTCGAAAGTAAGTTCCAGCAAGGATATCCAGACTTCCTACCAAAGAGCGGATGAAAATTTAAAAGCAGCGGATGAGTCTTTCGCCGCCGCAGAAGAATTCTATACTTCCGAAAAATATGAGGATTCCATCAGCCGTTCCGAGGAAGCGATCCGTCTTTCCCGAATCGTGGTGGACCAATCCGATGATATCGCAGAGAGGATTCGTTCCGGAGCGGCTGTTGCTGGTAGGACAGGATCTGCCGACGGAGAAACTTCACCCGAAGGAACGGCTGGCAAAACGGATAAAACCAGAACGAAGTCCGGCGACAAGACCACGACTTCTTCCTCTTCGGGATCTTCCGGTTCAGGCGAACTTCCGGAAGGTTGGAAAAAATATGTCGTACGAAAAAGAGTACCGGCAGATTGTCTTTGGAGAATTTCCTCCTACAAACAACATTACGGAACGGGCCGTCTCTGGAAAAGAATCTACGACGCCAACCGTGGCAAAATCAAAAATCCGAGCTTGATTTATCCCAAACAAGTTCTTTTGATCCCGCCGAAAAAAGGATCTACGAAATTCGATCCGAAAAAGGTGAAAAAGAAACCTACCGGCAGTGAAGAAGTAGAAGCTGATACCGGCGATAAGAAGAAAAAAGAAGAAGAGCCTGCTCATACGGATGAGCCACAACAGCAGTCGAATCCACCGGAAGAGCACACTGCTCCGCAACAACAGACTGCACCGGAAGAACAGCACCAGCAACAGCCTTCTACCGAAGGCCAACAGGCGCCGGCTCCCCAACAGGAAGAACATGCGCAACCTTCTCCTCAGCACGAAGAAGGACAGCAAGCGCCTGCTCCTTCCGAAGAATCGGAAACGGAACCGACGGGAGAAGGAGAGCATACGACTCAACCTCCCGCTTCCGGGGAAGAGTCTAAACAAGGTAAATAG
- the nadC gene encoding carboxylating nicotinate-nucleotide diphosphorylase translates to MKRAYTTPVSQLLTEDYYPLAKMAWEEDCPEEDITSVSLFPPDKKTVAYLNAREEGILCGSGVLEVLRSLSQEDLSSKFFFQDGERFKAGDTIAELQGSLLVLLRIERILLNFLQYLSGIATETAKVVDRFGSRGLMILDTRKTLPGYRKLAKYAVYCGGGSNHRLNLSEMAMIKDNHLVLFEHASIPVKKIRERFPGRLVELEIDSLDQLDDALKADPDVLLLDNFNLEDTKKAIEIARSEKPRTRIECSGRITPEKLEALSGFNGVGVSMGYLTHTTRFLDLGLDIRTDHSWDL, encoded by the coding sequence GTGAAGAGGGCTTACACAACGCCTGTTTCTCAGCTTCTTACCGAGGATTATTATCCTTTGGCTAAAATGGCCTGGGAAGAGGATTGTCCCGAAGAAGATATCACTTCGGTTTCTCTTTTTCCCCCCGATAAAAAAACCGTCGCTTATCTGAATGCCCGAGAAGAAGGGATTCTATGCGGAAGCGGAGTCTTGGAAGTCCTTCGTTCCTTATCGCAAGAGGATCTTAGCTCCAAATTTTTTTTCCAAGATGGGGAACGATTTAAAGCCGGTGATACGATCGCCGAATTGCAAGGTAGTTTACTCGTCTTACTCAGAATCGAACGGATTCTTCTGAATTTTCTCCAATACCTTTCCGGGATCGCAACGGAGACGGCTAAGGTCGTGGACCGTTTCGGTAGCCGCGGTTTGATGATCTTGGACACGCGCAAAACGCTTCCCGGTTACAGAAAGCTAGCCAAATACGCGGTGTATTGCGGGGGCGGCTCCAATCACAGATTGAATTTGTCCGAAATGGCCATGATCAAGGACAACCACCTTGTACTGTTCGAGCACGCATCTATTCCGGTGAAAAAGATCAGAGAACGCTTTCCGGGACGGTTAGTGGAACTGGAAATAGATTCTCTAGACCAGTTGGATGACGCTTTAAAGGCGGACCCTGACGTTCTCCTGTTGGATAATTTCAATTTGGAAGATACGAAGAAGGCGATCGAAATCGCTCGAAGCGAAAAACCTCGAACACGTATCGAATGCTCGGGAAGAATTACTCCCGAAAAATTGGAGGCTTTGTCCGGATTTAACGGAGTAGGCGTTAGCATGGGTTATTTGACTCATACGACTCGCTTTCTGGATTTAGGTTTGGACATACGGACGGATCATTCATGGGATTTATAA